In Oxalobacteraceae sp. CFBP 8761, the following are encoded in one genomic region:
- the gspK gene encoding type II secretion system minor pseudopilin GspK, protein MHRHLTRQRGVAVVTAMLLTTLAISIVASLFWQQQVQVRSMENQRLQSQTKWIQRGALDWASVILRVNNNSNYTSLDQVWATPLAETRLDQYIERERIQGENFDASLSGQVLDATARYNLNNLAKGGTPDKAEIEVMRRLLTNLRLEARLAQPIAEFVAAGQPLVAEPPPDGTPPVAQKPRTGAPMRLERVDDLLMVSGLKPEAVERLRPFVIVLPASNTDVNVNTAAPEVLAAVLPGSSMAEANSIVAQRQRVPWADVEKFKTSLQNPQPEVQPKITVKSTYFLVQSRIRLDRAALDAESLVRVGGNLVNSGSVNVIWTRQN, encoded by the coding sequence ATGCATCGCCACCTCACACGCCAGCGGGGCGTTGCCGTCGTGACTGCCATGCTGCTGACCACGCTGGCCATCTCCATTGTTGCCAGCCTGTTCTGGCAGCAGCAGGTGCAGGTGCGCTCGATGGAAAACCAGCGCCTGCAGTCGCAGACCAAGTGGATCCAGCGCGGCGCGCTCGACTGGGCCAGCGTGATTTTGCGCGTCAATAACAATAGCAACTACACCTCGCTTGATCAGGTCTGGGCCACGCCGCTGGCCGAAACCCGGCTCGACCAGTACATCGAGCGTGAGCGGATCCAGGGCGAAAACTTCGATGCGTCGCTGTCCGGGCAGGTTCTGGACGCCACGGCGCGTTACAATCTGAACAATCTGGCCAAGGGCGGCACGCCCGACAAGGCAGAGATCGAAGTCATGCGCAGGCTGCTGACCAATCTGCGCCTCGAAGCGCGGCTGGCGCAGCCGATTGCCGAGTTTGTTGCTGCCGGTCAGCCCCTGGTCGCCGAGCCGCCGCCAGACGGTACACCCCCGGTGGCGCAGAAGCCGCGCACGGGAGCGCCAATGCGGCTGGAGCGGGTCGATGATTTGCTGATGGTGTCAGGTCTCAAGCCCGAAGCGGTCGAGCGGCTGCGGCCGTTCGTCATCGTGCTGCCGGCATCGAATACGGATGTGAATGTCAATACTGCGGCGCCTGAGGTACTGGCCGCCGTGCTGCCGGGAAGTTCGATGGCCGAAGCCAATTCGATCGTCGCGCAGCGCCAGCGCGTGCCGTGGGCCGATGTCGAGAAGTTCAAGACCTCGTTGCAGAATCCGCAGCCCGAGGTCCAGCCGAAGATCACCGTCAAGAGCACATATTTCCTGGTGCAGAGCCGGATCCGGCTCGACCGGGCCGCATTGGATGCCGAGTCGCTGGTGCGAGTCGGTGGCAATCTGGTCAATTCCGGTAGTGTGAACGTGATCTGGACCCGCCAGAACTGA
- a CDS encoding rhodanese-like domain-containing protein, whose product MKFIIDNIFLVAIAVLAGGALLWPALAPRGKRASPLQLTQMINRGKTTIVDVRSSEEFAAGHLRDAKHIPLADLGARVGELDKSKTRTVVMVCQTGARSDKAARQLQAAGFEDVHSLEGGLAAWKAAGLPLTK is encoded by the coding sequence GTGAAATTCATTATCGATAACATTTTCCTCGTAGCGATCGCCGTTCTCGCTGGCGGCGCGCTGTTGTGGCCAGCCCTGGCGCCGCGCGGAAAACGCGCATCGCCGCTGCAGCTGACGCAGATGATCAACCGCGGCAAGACCACGATCGTCGACGTGCGCAGCAGCGAAGAATTCGCCGCCGGTCACCTGCGCGACGCGAAACACATCCCGCTGGCAGACTTGGGTGCTCGCGTTGGCGAACTGGACAAGTCGAAAACCCGGACCGTCGTCATGGTCTGCCAGACCGGCGCACGCAGCGACAAGGCAGCGCGCCAGTTGCAGGCGGCCGGTTTCGAGGACGTCCACAGCCTGGAAGGCGGCCTGGCGGCCTGGAAGGCTGCAGGCTTGCCGCTCACCAAATAA
- the gpmA gene encoding 2,3-diphosphoglycerate-dependent phosphoglycerate mutase — protein sequence MYKIVFMRHGESTWNLENRFTGWVDVDLTAKGVAEAKAAGRALKEAGFTFDLTYTSVLKRAIRTLWLALDEMDAMYLPVKNDWRLNERHYGALQGLDKGETAAKFGDEQVLVWRRSYDTPPPALEKDDSRTSFNDPRYASLDESQIPLTECLKDTVARVMPAWNDEIAPAIRAGKNILISAHGNSLRAIIKMLDNISDADIVGLNIPNGQPLVYELDADLKPIKHYYLGDQAAIAAAMAAVANQGKAK from the coding sequence ATGTACAAAATCGTATTCATGCGCCATGGCGAATCCACCTGGAACCTGGAAAACCGCTTCACCGGCTGGGTCGACGTCGACCTGACCGCCAAGGGTGTGGCTGAAGCAAAGGCCGCTGGCCGCGCGCTCAAGGAGGCCGGTTTCACGTTCGACCTCACGTATACCTCGGTGCTCAAGCGCGCGATCCGCACGCTGTGGCTGGCGCTGGACGAGATGGATGCGATGTATCTGCCGGTCAAGAACGACTGGCGCCTGAACGAGCGTCACTACGGCGCGCTGCAGGGCCTCGACAAGGGCGAGACCGCCGCCAAATTCGGCGACGAGCAGGTGCTGGTCTGGCGCCGCAGCTACGACACGCCGCCGCCGGCGCTCGAGAAGGACGATTCGCGCACGTCGTTCAATGACCCGCGCTATGCCAGCCTGGACGAGAGCCAGATTCCGCTGACCGAATGCCTGAAAGACACCGTGGCGCGCGTGATGCCAGCCTGGAACGACGAGATCGCCCCGGCGATCCGCGCCGGCAAGAACATCCTGATTTCGGCCCACGGCAACAGCCTGCGCGCCATCATCAAGATGCTCGACAACATCAGCGATGCCGACATTGTGGGCCTGAACATCCCGAACGGCCAGCCGCTCGTGTACGAACTCGACGCCGACCTCAAGCCGATCAAGCACTACTACCTGGGCGACCAGGCGGCGATTGCCGCTGCCATGGCCGCGGTCGCAAACCAAGGGAAGGCGAAGTAA
- the gspG gene encoding type II secretion system major pseudopilin GspG produces the protein MNFQRTQRNTRSTGRARGFTLVEIMVVVVIIGILGALVVPKLLGRTGESRVTAAKVDIATMMQALKLYKLDNQRYPTTEQGLVALTTKPTSGPSANGWKEGGYIEKLPKDPWGNAYQYLSPGVKGEVDVFSYGADGQPGGTGEDTDVGSWD, from the coding sequence ATGAATTTTCAACGTACTCAGCGCAACACGCGCAGCACAGGTCGTGCACGCGGTTTTACCCTGGTCGAGATCATGGTTGTCGTGGTCATCATCGGCATCCTTGGCGCGCTGGTCGTGCCCAAATTGCTGGGCCGCACGGGTGAATCGCGCGTCACGGCTGCCAAGGTCGACATCGCCACGATGATGCAGGCGCTCAAGCTCTACAAGCTCGACAACCAGCGCTACCCAACCACCGAGCAGGGCCTGGTCGCACTGACTACCAAGCCGACCTCGGGTCCGTCGGCCAATGGCTGGAAAGAGGGCGGTTACATCGAGAAACTGCCGAAAGACCCATGGGGTAACGCTTACCAATACCTGTCGCCGGGCGTCAAGGGCGAAGTCGACGTGTTCTCGTACGGCGCCGACGGGCAGCCGGGCGGTACTGGCGAAGACACCGACGTCGGTTCCTGGGACTAA
- the secB gene encoding protein-export chaperone SecB, with the protein MSDETLQPVFQIQRVYLKDMSLEQPNSPSIFLEQEAPAIEVSLDVGAESIAEGIYESTVTITVTAKVKDKVAFLVEGKQAGIFEARNIPADQMDPLLGIGCPNIIYPYLRANIADVISRAGFPPVHLAEINFEAFYQQRAQAMAEAAAAPSN; encoded by the coding sequence ATGTCCGACGAAACTCTGCAACCAGTATTCCAAATCCAACGCGTCTACCTGAAAGACATGTCGCTGGAGCAACCGAACTCGCCATCGATCTTCCTGGAGCAAGAAGCGCCAGCGATCGAAGTGTCGCTCGACGTGGGTGCTGAAAGCATCGCCGAAGGCATCTACGAGTCGACCGTGACGATCACCGTCACCGCCAAGGTCAAGGACAAGGTTGCGTTCCTGGTCGAAGGCAAGCAGGCAGGCATCTTCGAAGCCCGTAACATCCCGGCTGACCAGATGGATCCACTGCTGGGCATCGGCTGCCCGAACATCATCTATCCATACCTGCGCGCGAACATCGCTGACGTGATCAGCCGTGCCGGCTTCCCGCCAGTGCACCTGGCCGAGATCAACTTCGAAGCCTTCTACCAGCAGCGCGCCCAGGCCATGGCCGAAGCCGCAGCAGCGCCGTCGAACTAA
- the moeB gene encoding molybdopterin-synthase adenylyltransferase MoeB, with amino-acid sequence MNDNQLLRYSRHILLDDIGIEGQQRLLDAHVVIIGAGGLGSPAALYLASGGIGHITLVDDDTVDLTNLQRQVMHTTGRIGEPKVESGRAALLAINPDIEVTALRERAGPERLLELAGAATVVLDCSDNFATRHAVNRACVAAGTPLVSGAVIRFDGQLAVFDARRPAAPCYACLFPEDTGFEDVACSTMGVFAPLVGVVGAVQAAEAMKLIMAIGEPLVGRLLMLDGKYMEWTAIGVARNPACPVCAARHGESGNTVD; translated from the coding sequence ATGAACGACAACCAACTCCTGCGCTACTCGCGCCACATCCTGCTCGACGACATCGGCATCGAAGGCCAGCAACGCCTGCTGGACGCCCACGTCGTCATCATCGGCGCCGGCGGCCTGGGTTCGCCTGCGGCGCTGTACCTGGCCTCCGGCGGCATCGGCCACATCACGCTGGTCGATGACGACACCGTCGACCTGACCAATCTGCAGCGCCAGGTCATGCACACGACCGGGCGCATCGGTGAGCCGAAAGTCGAGTCCGGCCGCGCTGCGCTGCTGGCGATCAATCCCGACATCGAAGTCACCGCCCTGCGCGAACGCGCCGGTCCCGAGCGGCTGCTGGAACTCGCGGGCGCTGCCACGGTCGTACTCGATTGCAGCGACAACTTCGCCACCCGCCACGCCGTCAACCGGGCCTGCGTGGCGGCCGGCACGCCGCTCGTGTCGGGCGCCGTGATCCGCTTCGACGGCCAGCTGGCCGTGTTCGACGCGCGTCGCCCCGCGGCGCCGTGCTACGCCTGCTTGTTCCCCGAAGACACTGGCTTCGAGGATGTGGCGTGCAGCACGATGGGCGTGTTCGCGCCGCTGGTCGGCGTCGTCGGCGCGGTCCAGGCTGCCGAGGCGATGAAACTCATCATGGCTATCGGCGAACCGCTGGTCGGCCGCCTCTTGATGCTCGACGGCAAGTACATGGAATGGACCGCGATCGGTGTGGCGCGCAACCCGGCGTGTCCCGTGTGTGCGGCGCGCCATGGTGAGAGCGGCAACACTGTTGATTAG
- a CDS encoding prepilin-type N-terminal cleavage/methylation domain-containing protein — protein sequence MTRIPSSRRPAGFTLVELLVAIAILAMVAVLGWRGLDGIVRARVALTADMETTRGMQLAFAQMENDCEHAAGNDIMAGRPALLWDTDRLILVRKVFVENEPSRLQVVSYRVVEGKLVRRESPGTRDLIQIEQLWQAIASDAAAENAPSVVLQVGVVGMQVQGWQNNAWRNEPTAVGGGAPDPALNESPAKNAQDPTGVQVALTVQGLAQPMVKAFLLGGT from the coding sequence ATGACGCGGATCCCGAGCAGCAGGCGCCCTGCAGGCTTTACCCTGGTCGAGCTCCTGGTGGCGATCGCCATCCTCGCCATGGTTGCCGTGCTCGGCTGGCGCGGCCTGGACGGCATCGTCCGCGCGCGCGTGGCGCTGACTGCCGACATGGAAACCACGCGCGGCATGCAGCTCGCCTTTGCCCAGATGGAAAACGATTGCGAGCACGCGGCCGGCAACGACATCATGGCCGGTCGTCCCGCGCTGCTGTGGGATACCGACCGCCTGATCCTCGTGCGCAAGGTGTTTGTCGAGAACGAACCGTCGCGCCTGCAAGTGGTGAGCTACCGCGTCGTCGAAGGAAAATTGGTGCGGCGCGAGTCGCCCGGCACGCGCGACCTGATCCAGATCGAGCAGCTGTGGCAAGCCATCGCATCCGATGCAGCGGCCGAGAATGCGCCGTCCGTCGTGCTGCAGGTTGGCGTGGTCGGCATGCAGGTGCAGGGCTGGCAGAACAATGCCTGGCGCAACGAACCCACGGCCGTGGGCGGCGGGGCGCCGGATCCCGCCTTGAACGAGTCGCCTGCCAAAAACGCGCAAGACCCGACCGGCGTGCAGGTGGCGCTGACCGTGCAGGGCCTGGCCCAGCCGATGGTCAAGGCATTCCTGCTGGGAGGCACCTGA
- a CDS encoding peptidoglycan DD-metalloendopeptidase family protein: MKDAGSKLLCTLLAVAVSGAFASDAWAQRQTERSRQKAAAEKQRAGIQQQLAAIKRDINQTENAKEDAADTLAESEAAISDANRALRDLAEEQDTTATRLQALANQQAQLAQTIGAQQQQLAKLLREHYVAGNEDRIKLLLSGDNPNRISRDLQLMAYVSQAQARLLDSVRSNLAQVEVNRDKVENAQQELEEIAQEQLDQKAMLEKEKARRAALLGTLSSKLADQRKQADRLKGDEERMSGLVDRLARLIREQAEAERKRQVAAAAAAAAKAKAKAEADEKARLLAQARAKAAADRRAERERERERIARQNANAKPGVKPEPLPAPLPAPVKEAPVVAEQPRPAPTRPEPAPEVALGPAAPSGSFASLKGRMSSPINGSVVARFGTRRGDGPNWKGTFFKAPEGTEVRAVAPGRVVHADWMRGFGNLIIIDHGGEYLSIYGYNQALLKRPGDSVRAGEAVASAGNTGGNEESGLYFELRRNGKAFDPAGWVRF; the protein is encoded by the coding sequence ATGAAGGACGCCGGCAGCAAGCTGTTGTGCACACTGCTGGCGGTCGCGGTGTCCGGCGCGTTCGCGTCGGACGCGTGGGCGCAGCGCCAGACCGAGCGCAGCCGCCAGAAAGCGGCGGCCGAGAAGCAGCGCGCCGGCATCCAGCAACAGCTGGCGGCCATCAAGCGCGACATCAACCAGACCGAAAACGCCAAGGAAGACGCGGCCGACACGCTGGCCGAGTCCGAGGCCGCCATTTCCGACGCCAACCGCGCGCTGCGCGATCTGGCCGAGGAACAGGATACGACGGCAACTCGCCTGCAAGCGCTGGCGAATCAGCAAGCCCAGCTGGCGCAGACTATCGGCGCCCAGCAACAGCAGCTGGCCAAGCTGCTGCGCGAGCACTATGTGGCTGGCAACGAAGACCGCATCAAGCTGCTGCTCTCGGGGGATAACCCGAACCGCATCAGCCGCGACCTGCAACTGATGGCCTACGTGTCGCAGGCCCAGGCGCGCCTGCTGGACTCGGTGCGCAGCAACCTGGCGCAGGTCGAAGTCAACCGCGACAAGGTTGAAAACGCCCAGCAAGAGCTGGAAGAAATCGCCCAGGAACAACTCGATCAGAAAGCCATGCTCGAGAAGGAAAAGGCACGCCGCGCGGCGCTGCTGGGCACGCTGTCGAGCAAGCTGGCCGACCAGCGCAAGCAGGCCGACCGCCTGAAGGGCGACGAAGAGCGCATGTCCGGCCTCGTCGACCGGCTGGCGCGCCTGATCCGCGAACAGGCCGAAGCCGAGCGCAAGCGCCAGGTGGCGGCTGCAGCTGCGGCCGCTGCGAAGGCCAAAGCCAAGGCCGAGGCCGATGAAAAAGCCCGCCTGCTGGCGCAGGCGCGCGCCAAGGCGGCGGCCGACCGGCGCGCCGAGCGCGAACGTGAGCGTGAACGCATCGCGCGCCAGAACGCCAACGCCAAGCCGGGCGTCAAGCCCGAGCCGCTGCCGGCGCCGCTCCCCGCACCGGTCAAGGAAGCGCCGGTCGTGGCTGAACAGCCGCGGCCAGCGCCAACCCGGCCCGAACCGGCGCCCGAGGTTGCGCTGGGTCCGGCAGCGCCGTCCGGCTCGTTTGCCTCGCTCAAGGGCCGCATGAGCAGCCCGATCAATGGCAGTGTCGTGGCACGTTTCGGCACCCGCCGCGGCGATGGTCCAAACTGGAAAGGCACCTTCTTCAAGGCGCCCGAAGGCACGGAAGTGCGCGCCGTGGCCCCGGGCCGCGTCGTGCACGCCGACTGGATGCGCGGCTTCGGCAACCTGATCATCATCGACCATGGCGGCGAGTACCTGTCGATCTATGGCTACAACCAGGCGCTGCTCAAACGCCCCGGGGACAGCGTGCGCGCGGGCGAGGCGGTGGCCAGCGCGGGCAACACCGGTGGCAACGAAGAATCGGGGCTATACTTTGAGCTCAGGCGTAACGGCAAGGCGTTCGACCCGGCAGGCTGGGTCCGGTTCTAG
- the grxC gene encoding glutaredoxin 3 has protein sequence MAAHVVLYHTASCPYCVRAERLLEAKGVTEIEGIRVDLDPEQRQVMMQRTGRRTVPQIYIGDTHVGGFDELYALDQAGRLDPLLKGE, from the coding sequence ATGGCAGCTCACGTCGTTTTGTACCACACCGCATCTTGCCCTTACTGCGTCCGCGCCGAGCGCCTGCTCGAAGCCAAGGGTGTCACCGAGATCGAAGGCATCCGTGTCGACCTGGATCCCGAGCAGCGCCAGGTCATGATGCAGCGCACCGGTCGCCGCACGGTCCCACAGATTTATATTGGCGATACGCACGTCGGCGGCTTTGACGAACTGTATGCGCTGGACCAGGCAGGCCGCCTGGACCCGCTGCTCAAGGGCGAGTAA
- the gspI gene encoding type II secretion system minor pseudopilin GspI, whose amino-acid sequence MRPVSRPAAGFTLLEVLVALVIVGTALAAGLRAVGSLTSNSQGLRASMMATWSAENRLVQIRLGREFPEVGKRSFPCPQGGLNLMCEEEVLTSPNPLLRRIEVSVFDVDKPGRRIVKLIQLVLRPSPV is encoded by the coding sequence ATGCGCCCCGTTTCCCGACCTGCTGCCGGTTTTACGCTGCTCGAAGTGCTGGTGGCGCTCGTCATCGTCGGCACGGCGCTGGCCGCCGGCCTGCGCGCGGTCGGCAGTCTGACCTCGAACAGCCAGGGCTTGCGCGCATCGATGATGGCGACCTGGTCGGCCGAGAACCGGCTCGTGCAAATCCGTCTGGGGCGCGAGTTCCCTGAAGTGGGCAAGCGCAGCTTCCCGTGCCCGCAAGGCGGCCTGAACCTGATGTGCGAAGAAGAAGTCCTGACCAGCCCGAACCCGCTGTTGCGCAGGATCGAAGTCTCCGTGTTTGACGTCGACAAGCCTGGCCGCCGCATTGTCAAACTGATCCAACTGGTTCTGAGGCCTTCCCCGGTATGA
- a CDS encoding S41 family peptidase — protein sequence MGMKAKGFGLVGVGMVLGVAASFQLSAYAQKTGTATSLPLDELRQLADVYGLIKTDYVEPVEDKKLLTEAIGGMVASLDPHSVYLDQKAFRDMREAVQGKFVGVGVEISNEDGYIKVVSPIEDTPAFRAGIKSGDLITRIDNVPVRNMSSDDAIKRMRGKVGSKVTLTIARPGDDKPWVVPLDRREIKVVSVKAKVVEPGYAWLRISQFQENTLDELAKKTKELYAEQPDIKGLVLDLRNDPGGLLPGAIGVTAAFLPKANQIIVSTKGQLPDSNQSFYGRREFYAQRGDPLAGLPAGLKTVPMVVLVNGGSASASEIVAGALQDYQRAIVMGSRTFGKGSVQTLRQLSPDTAIKLTTARYYTPKGRPIQATGVQPDLRVDETADGDLLNALRVRESDLQRHLVAEGEQPATAGKDQSASLAQQQRALALMKDRKPLEFGSKDDFQLAQAINHFKGLKVVLAKGEPVEEKPAPAPLPGAENKPPELHAPAKK from the coding sequence ATGGGCATGAAAGCAAAGGGGTTCGGGCTGGTTGGCGTGGGGATGGTGTTGGGTGTGGCGGCGTCGTTCCAGTTGTCTGCTTATGCACAAAAAACCGGCACGGCCACGTCACTGCCACTGGACGAGCTGCGCCAGTTGGCCGATGTGTATGGCCTGATCAAGACCGACTACGTCGAGCCGGTCGAAGACAAGAAATTGCTCACCGAAGCCATCGGCGGCATGGTGGCGTCGCTCGACCCGCACTCCGTGTACCTCGACCAGAAAGCGTTTCGCGACATGCGCGAAGCGGTGCAGGGCAAGTTCGTCGGCGTGGGCGTTGAAATCTCGAATGAAGACGGGTATATCAAGGTCGTCTCGCCGATCGAGGACACGCCCGCGTTCAGGGCCGGCATCAAGTCGGGCGACCTGATCACCCGGATCGACAATGTCCCGGTGCGCAATATGTCGTCCGACGACGCCATCAAGCGCATGCGCGGCAAGGTCGGCAGCAAGGTCACGCTGACTATTGCCCGGCCCGGCGACGACAAGCCGTGGGTCGTGCCGCTGGACCGCCGCGAAATCAAGGTCGTCAGCGTCAAGGCGAAAGTGGTCGAACCCGGCTACGCGTGGCTGCGCATCAGCCAGTTCCAGGAAAACACCCTCGACGAGCTGGCCAAAAAGACCAAAGAACTGTACGCCGAACAACCGGACATCAAGGGCCTGGTGCTCGACCTGCGCAACGACCCGGGCGGCCTGCTGCCGGGCGCCATCGGCGTGACGGCGGCATTTTTGCCCAAGGCCAATCAGATCATCGTCAGTACCAAAGGCCAATTGCCTGATTCGAACCAGTCGTTCTACGGCCGGCGCGAATTCTATGCCCAGCGCGGCGACCCGCTGGCCGGGTTGCCGGCAGGGCTCAAGACCGTGCCGATGGTGGTGCTGGTCAATGGCGGCTCGGCATCGGCCTCGGAAATCGTTGCCGGTGCGCTGCAGGATTACCAGCGTGCGATCGTGATGGGCAGCCGCACGTTCGGCAAGGGCTCGGTGCAGACGCTGCGCCAGTTGTCGCCCGACACCGCGATCAAGCTGACCACGGCGCGCTATTACACGCCGAAAGGGCGGCCGATCCAGGCGACGGGCGTGCAGCCCGATCTGCGGGTGGACGAAACGGCGGACGGCGACCTGCTCAATGCGCTGCGCGTGCGCGAATCGGATCTCCAGCGGCATCTGGTGGCCGAAGGCGAGCAGCCTGCAACTGCTGGCAAGGACCAGTCGGCAAGCCTGGCCCAGCAACAACGCGCCCTGGCACTGATGAAAGACCGCAAGCCGCTCGAGTTCGGCAGCAAGGACGATTTCCAGCTGGCCCAGGCCATCAATCACTTCAAGGGCCTGAAGGTGGTGCTGGCAAAAGGCGAGCCGGTCGAAGAAAAACCGGCGCCGGCGCCATTGCCGGGTGCGGAAAACAAACCGCCCGAGCTGCATGCGCCAGCCAAAAAGTAA
- a CDS encoding general secretion pathway protein GspL gives MSTLYIRHPARSQGEGALCRFALVGDNGAIGQQGEGVLRNLGDVVAASRRVVLVLAASDVTLLSVQAPPLAGARLRAALPALVEEHILGDPLDCVLVAGPVQPDGRRPVAVVQQAWLEPLVRALLALGARQIAAIPEQLCLPLHPGSVSAAVGNGELILRQSQYDGLGLALDGSPVMALQTARALSGDAPLVLYVDREQLGEYNALVAEAGPGITLESDDWAHWIAGARGSTGPVLDLVPGLGTAGVAQRDWRRWRWPIRLALAAVAINLIGLNIEWLGLKREADAVRLQMSQTFRSVYPNQPAIDPVAQMRQNIDRAKAGSGQVAGNEFNWMAAAFGEATRTLGVPPAIASIDYRERTLTVRVKPESTNPGMADQLRASLSSRNLSLESPDATTWLIRSTGAKP, from the coding sequence TTGAGTACTCTTTATATCCGGCATCCGGCACGCAGCCAGGGCGAAGGCGCCCTGTGCCGCTTTGCGCTGGTCGGCGACAACGGCGCCATCGGCCAGCAGGGCGAGGGCGTGCTGCGCAATCTGGGCGACGTCGTTGCCGCCAGCCGGCGCGTGGTGCTGGTGCTGGCCGCCAGCGACGTCACGCTGCTGTCCGTACAGGCCCCGCCGCTGGCCGGCGCCCGCCTGCGCGCGGCGCTGCCGGCGCTCGTCGAAGAACACATCCTGGGCGACCCGCTCGATTGCGTGCTGGTGGCCGGTCCCGTGCAGCCCGATGGCCGCCGGCCGGTGGCCGTGGTGCAGCAGGCCTGGCTCGAGCCACTCGTGCGGGCACTGCTCGCACTCGGTGCGCGCCAGATCGCGGCCATCCCCGAGCAATTGTGCCTGCCGCTGCATCCGGGCAGCGTCAGCGCCGCCGTCGGCAACGGCGAACTGATCCTGCGCCAAAGCCAATATGACGGACTGGGCCTGGCGCTCGACGGCAGCCCGGTGATGGCCTTGCAAACGGCGCGCGCGCTGTCGGGCGATGCACCGCTGGTGCTGTACGTCGACCGTGAACAGCTGGGTGAATACAATGCGCTGGTGGCTGAAGCCGGTCCCGGCATCACGCTGGAAAGCGATGACTGGGCGCACTGGATCGCCGGCGCCAGGGGCAGCACCGGCCCCGTGCTCGACCTGGTGCCAGGCCTGGGCACGGCCGGCGTCGCGCAGCGCGACTGGCGCCGCTGGCGCTGGCCGATCCGCCTGGCGCTGGCGGCCGTGGCAATCAACCTGATCGGCCTGAATATCGAATGGCTGGGCCTGAAGCGCGAAGCCGATGCCGTGCGCCTGCAGATGAGTCAAACGTTCCGCTCGGTGTATCCGAACCAGCCGGCCATCGATCCGGTCGCGCAGATGCGCCAGAACATCGACCGTGCCAAGGCCGGCAGCGGCCAGGTGGCCGGCAACGAGTTCAACTGGATGGCCGCCGCCTTCGGCGAAGCGACACGCACGCTGGGCGTGCCGCCTGCGATTGCATCAATCGACTACCGCGAACGGACCCTCACCGTGCGCGTCAAACCAGAGTCCACCAACCCCGGCATGGCCGACCAGCTCCGCGCGTCCCTGTC
- the gspH gene encoding type II secretion system minor pseudopilin GspH — protein MRTARTRGFTLVELLVVMVIIGLTLGMATLNAIPSPRQDLDKEAQRLALLLQLARDEAIVRNRLVAFEANGDRYRFMVRGDAGWEPVTRDDLLREREFKNSPLQLILEPSGTGNPDMLRITFGREPVDRPFVLTMAKGGNTVAIRADGVGHFTVE, from the coding sequence ATGCGCACAGCGCGCACACGCGGCTTCACCCTGGTGGAGCTGCTGGTCGTGATGGTCATCATCGGCCTCACGCTGGGCATGGCCACGCTCAACGCCATCCCGAGTCCGCGCCAGGATCTCGATAAAGAAGCGCAGCGCCTGGCGCTGCTGCTGCAACTGGCGCGCGACGAAGCGATCGTGCGCAACCGCCTGGTCGCGTTCGAGGCCAATGGCGACCGCTACCGCTTCATGGTGCGCGGCGACGCCGGCTGGGAGCCGGTCACGCGCGACGACCTGCTGCGCGAGCGTGAGTTCAAGAATTCACCCCTGCAGTTGATTCTGGAACCATCTGGTACCGGCAACCCCGACATGCTGCGCATCACGTTCGGGCGCGAGCCGGTCGACCGGCCATTCGTGCTGACGATGGCCAAGGGCGGCAACACGGTCGCCATCCGCGCCGACGGCGTCGGCCACTTCACTGTCGAATGA